One Glutamicibacter halophytocola DNA segment encodes these proteins:
- a CDS encoding class I SAM-dependent methyltransferase gives MTTSPGPAADIEALLSQLGRWPDVQAPNLFAADAADRLILDTAARELANTGWPSTMAIVGDHYGALAAGALALGSTSVRVHTDSLTARRAIEANVRQLLPDAADLLRFYPLAQVAEQASTILLALPRGLDVLDEQAAALAAVAAPEARLFAGGRIKHMSRSMNQVLAARFARVDVSLARQKSRVLIASDPLPKQPASSFPATATHHVNGTDFTLHAGAGTFGAARLDPGTRLLLEHLPDLSAHAALVDLACGNGSIGVYAALTHPRLQVIASDHSASAVASTLAAAARNGLSDRMTATQDDALSRLPANSATLITLNPPFHIGNTVTADIAFKLIDDAARVLAPGGVLLCVFNSHLRYRSELARRIGPTAQLARDKTFTVTSSIKES, from the coding sequence TTGACTACCTCTCCCGGCCCTGCCGCCGATATTGAAGCCCTGCTCAGCCAGCTGGGCCGCTGGCCAGATGTCCAGGCGCCGAACCTTTTCGCCGCCGACGCCGCCGACCGGCTCATCTTGGACACGGCGGCCCGCGAATTGGCGAACACCGGCTGGCCCTCCACCATGGCCATCGTCGGCGACCACTACGGCGCGCTTGCTGCCGGGGCGCTGGCCCTGGGCAGCACATCGGTGCGCGTGCACACCGACTCGCTGACCGCCCGCCGCGCCATCGAGGCCAATGTCCGCCAGCTGCTCCCGGACGCCGCCGATCTGCTCCGCTTTTACCCGCTGGCCCAGGTCGCCGAACAGGCCAGCACCATTCTCCTCGCCCTGCCCCGCGGCCTGGATGTCCTGGACGAACAGGCCGCTGCCCTCGCCGCCGTCGCCGCGCCCGAGGCCCGGTTATTTGCCGGTGGCCGCATCAAGCACATGAGCCGGTCAATGAACCAGGTGCTCGCCGCCCGATTCGCCCGGGTCGATGTCTCCCTGGCACGGCAAAAGTCCCGTGTCCTGATCGCCAGCGATCCCCTGCCCAAGCAACCAGCCAGCAGTTTCCCCGCCACCGCCACCCACCATGTGAACGGAACCGATTTCACCTTGCATGCCGGGGCGGGCACCTTCGGCGCGGCCCGCTTGGATCCAGGCACCCGGCTGCTTTTGGAGCACCTGCCCGATCTTTCCGCGCATGCCGCCCTCGTGGATCTCGCCTGCGGAAATGGCTCCATCGGCGTCTATGCGGCGCTCACCCACCCTCGCTTGCAGGTTATCGCTTCCGACCATTCGGCCTCCGCGGTTGCCTCAACCTTGGCCGCCGCTGCCCGCAACGGGCTATCAGACCGCATGACCGCGACCCAGGATGACGCGCTCAGCCGCCTGCCGGCGAACTCGGCCACGCTCATCACGCTCAATCCGCCCTTCCATATCGGCAACACGGTGACCGCCGACATCGCCTTCAAGCTCATCGACGATGCGGCCCGCGTCCTGGCACCCGGCGGCGTCCTGCTTTGCGTATTCAATTCGCATTTGCGCTACCGCAGCGAATTAGCCCGCCGCATCGGTCCCACGGCGCAATTGGCACGCGACAAGACCTTCACGGTTACCTCCTCCATCAAGGAGTCCTGA
- a CDS encoding HNH endonuclease signature motif containing protein → MSETVGQAIASLTQAIKDASCLTAEDALGLATLIPALHQRLAPDSEAGPEPQSAYQQDPRFALALAASAEFAAHQALRTQIYAAHLIESTAANTLAEGELDAVRAGTVDFTRPAQRTGQRPPFPNCTDLLASWVGLGHFEARRRMDSAHHVLAQFDYQHQRYPAQFPLLAQRFRDSSRPPAEALSVARRLGALEPERDEFAPPTTSTVRDDHGRLLESVLDAEMDEPDAGTRRKAINLVLKTARDQQSEEQPEAQEGIFRKGLRRGLIWYELGLRPIRADLFESGLAQADNPRSGAGQAAREAFTDEQCDAEKASGDHPDFVTDEEAATAEAPQAPPIAPAARRLNAMMLLLELNAKRLKRLLDATLNRAADPGSSPPDAADLDLPVINPRVVVMLTLAELEGRAETHGMTAHGFKLSATDLRQTLAKARIIPMVLGGKGEILDIGRSQRKHPGYMRLGVAVRDRGCIVPGCTMDPERCNIHHIWFWSEGGVTSVYWSAMLCDGHHHDVHAGLIKVIPDGGVPKVILPSFIDPTQAPVRNRYHLIQAA, encoded by the coding sequence ATGAGCGAAACCGTTGGCCAGGCAATTGCCAGCCTCACCCAAGCGATCAAGGACGCCTCGTGCCTCACCGCCGAAGATGCCCTGGGCCTCGCCACGCTCATCCCGGCCCTGCACCAGCGCCTCGCCCCGGATTCTGAGGCAGGGCCGGAACCACAATCCGCCTACCAGCAGGATCCGCGCTTTGCGCTGGCGCTGGCCGCCTCGGCCGAATTTGCTGCCCACCAGGCGCTGCGCACCCAGATTTACGCGGCTCATCTCATCGAATCCACGGCGGCCAACACCCTCGCCGAAGGCGAACTGGACGCCGTGCGGGCAGGAACTGTCGATTTCACCCGCCCCGCGCAGCGTACCGGCCAGCGCCCGCCCTTCCCCAACTGCACCGACTTGCTCGCCTCGTGGGTGGGCCTGGGGCATTTCGAGGCCAGGCGGCGCATGGACAGCGCGCATCATGTTCTTGCCCAGTTCGATTACCAGCATCAGCGCTATCCTGCACAGTTCCCCCTGCTGGCCCAGCGTTTTCGCGATAGCTCCCGTCCTCCAGCGGAGGCACTATCTGTGGCCCGGCGGCTGGGCGCCCTGGAACCGGAACGAGACGAGTTCGCCCCTCCGACAACCTCCACCGTGCGCGATGACCATGGCCGGCTGCTGGAATCCGTGCTGGATGCGGAAATGGATGAACCGGATGCTGGAACCCGCCGCAAGGCGATCAACCTGGTCCTCAAAACGGCACGCGATCAACAGTCGGAAGAACAACCCGAAGCCCAGGAAGGAATCTTCCGCAAGGGCTTGCGCCGTGGCTTGATCTGGTATGAGCTGGGGCTGCGCCCAATCCGGGCCGACCTCTTCGAATCCGGGCTCGCCCAAGCCGATAACCCGCGCTCCGGTGCTGGCCAGGCCGCCCGTGAAGCGTTCACCGACGAGCAGTGCGATGCCGAAAAGGCCTCGGGCGATCATCCGGATTTTGTCACCGACGAGGAAGCCGCAACCGCCGAAGCACCACAAGCACCGCCGATCGCTCCGGCCGCTCGCCGGCTCAATGCCATGATGCTGTTGCTCGAACTCAACGCCAAGCGCCTAAAGCGCCTGCTCGATGCAACCCTGAACCGGGCCGCGGATCCGGGCTCTTCCCCACCGGATGCCGCGGATCTGGATTTGCCCGTAATCAACCCCCGGGTGGTGGTCATGCTGACGCTGGCAGAGCTGGAAGGCCGAGCAGAAACCCATGGAATGACGGCCCATGGCTTTAAGCTCAGCGCCACGGACCTGCGGCAAACTCTGGCCAAAGCAAGAATCATTCCCATGGTTTTGGGCGGCAAGGGCGAAATATTGGATATCGGCCGCAGCCAGCGCAAGCATCCAGGCTATATGCGGCTTGGCGTAGCGGTGCGCGATCGCGGCTGTATCGTCCCGGGATGCACCATGGATCCTGAGCGGTGCAATATCCACCACATCTGGTTCTGGTCCGAGGGCGGTGTCACCTCAGTCTACTGGAGTGCCATGCTCTGCGATGGGCACCACCACGACGTGCATGCCGGATTGATCAAAGTCATCCCCGATGGTGGAGTCCCCAAGGTCATTCTCCCAAGTTTTATCGATCCGACGCAGGCTCCTGTGCGCAATCGCTACCACTTGATACAGGCTGCCTAG
- the rpsA gene encoding 30S ribosomal protein S1: MTITSNENNSAPVVAINDIGSAEDFLAAVDATIKYFNDGDLVEGTVVKVDHDEVLLDIGYKTEGVIPSRELSIKHDVDPGEVVTVGDSVEALVLTKEDKEGRLILSKKRAQYERAWGDIEKIKEEDGVVTGTVIEVVKGGLILDIGLRGFLPASLVEMRRVRDLAPYIGQEIEAKIIELDKNRNNVVLSRRAWLEQTQSEVRSTFLNKLEKGQVRPGVVSSIVNFGAFVDLGGVDGLVHVSELSWKHIDHPSEVVEVGQEVTVEVLEVDLDRERVSLSLKATQEDPWQTFARTHALGQVVPGKVTKLVPFGAFVRVEDGIEGLVHISELAVRHVELAEQVVSVGDELFVKVIDIDLERRRISLSLKQANEGVDPEGTEFDPALYGMAAEYDEAGNYKYPEGFDPESNEWLEGFDTQRAAWEAQYAAAQERWEAHKKQVAAAIVADAEAEPAAAGSSEPAPASYSSEAPATDAGTLASDEALAALREKLTGN, translated from the coding sequence ATGACCATCACCTCGAACGAGAACAACAGCGCACCAGTCGTCGCAATCAACGACATTGGATCTGCTGAGGACTTCTTGGCCGCAGTCGACGCCACCATCAAGTACTTCAACGATGGTGACCTCGTCGAAGGCACCGTCGTCAAGGTTGACCACGACGAAGTTCTGCTCGACATCGGTTACAAGACCGAAGGTGTCATCCCTTCCCGCGAGCTTTCCATCAAGCACGACGTTGACCCAGGTGAAGTTGTCACCGTTGGCGACAGCGTTGAAGCCTTGGTTCTGACCAAGGAAGACAAGGAAGGCCGCCTGATCCTGTCCAAGAAGCGTGCTCAGTACGAGCGTGCTTGGGGCGACATCGAAAAGATCAAGGAAGAGGACGGCGTCGTTACCGGTACCGTCATCGAGGTTGTCAAGGGTGGCCTCATCCTGGACATCGGCCTGCGTGGCTTCCTGCCAGCATCGCTGGTCGAGATGCGCCGTGTGCGCGATCTGGCTCCATACATCGGCCAGGAAATCGAAGCCAAGATCATCGAGCTGGACAAGAACCGCAACAACGTTGTGCTTTCCCGCCGTGCATGGCTCGAGCAGACCCAGTCCGAGGTTCGCTCGACCTTCCTCAACAAGCTGGAAAAGGGCCAGGTTCGTCCGGGCGTTGTTTCCTCCATCGTCAACTTCGGTGCATTCGTGGACCTGGGCGGCGTAGACGGCCTGGTACACGTTTCCGAGCTGTCCTGGAAGCACATCGACCACCCATCCGAGGTTGTCGAAGTTGGCCAGGAAGTCACCGTCGAGGTACTCGAAGTCGATCTGGACCGCGAGCGCGTTTCCCTGTCGCTGAAGGCTACCCAGGAAGATCCTTGGCAGACCTTCGCCCGCACCCACGCACTGGGTCAGGTTGTACCGGGCAAGGTTACCAAGCTGGTTCCATTCGGTGCGTTCGTACGCGTCGAAGACGGCATCGAAGGCCTGGTTCACATCTCCGAGCTGGCAGTGCGCCACGTTGAGCTGGCCGAGCAGGTTGTCTCCGTTGGCGACGAGCTGTTCGTCAAGGTCATCGACATCGACCTCGAGCGCCGCCGCATCTCGCTGTCGCTCAAGCAGGCTAACGAAGGTGTTGACCCAGAGGGTACCGAGTTCGACCCAGCACTCTACGGCATGGCTGCAGAGTACGACGAGGCCGGCAACTACAAGTACCCAGAGGGCTTCGACCCAGAGTCGAACGAATGGCTCGAGGGCTTCGACACCCAGCGCGCTGCATGGGAAGCACAGTACGCTGCTGCCCAGGAGCGTTGGGAAGCACACAAGAAGCAGGTTGCAGCCGCAATCGTAGCTGACGCAGAAGCAGAACCTGCTGCTGCAGGCAGCTCCGAGCCAGCTCCAGCTTCGTACTCCTCGGAGGCTCCAGCCACCGATGCAGGTACCCTGGCTTCCGACGAAGCTCTTGCTGCACTGCGCGAGAAGCTGACCGGCAACTAA
- a CDS encoding GNAT family N-acetyltransferase encodes MMRPEREPKLETRTYQATERSPEIDEAIKIFHQATGIGFYEPLPEEKQWSNYLDLTYAQKMRFSLVFDTAAEPHSRHGADPVHTYGAFPGLINAGGKAPVPTHKISAVTVAPSYRRRGILSKQITADLAYAQQAGFPMAALTASEATIYGRFGFEPATYQTRFTLKCAQGVKLRVQVPGQVIDIDPKQFAAQYAALSVNALQQTFGSVDSTEYDDGFALGRWDTWESLGKPKNLRFAAYYDGDGQLGGFATYKFGGWDEPKAKLVVQKLVATSEAARIKLFEYLGNHDLVEEVHGQGPVGDPLRHVLENVRDYHVRSIDDVLWLRVLDVVAAFEARGYQQEAQLVLSVSDRLEMISGSYLFDVSDSHAAVSRIEEGHAPAGLPRVSLSERELAGLYLGSVQLGQLLDSGRAVLESGGQPGNWMDLFNAPREGFTPHGF; translated from the coding sequence ATGATGAGACCAGAGCGCGAGCCGAAACTGGAAACCCGGACGTACCAGGCCACCGAACGCAGCCCCGAAATCGACGAAGCGATCAAGATCTTCCACCAGGCCACCGGGATCGGCTTCTATGAGCCGCTGCCGGAAGAGAAACAGTGGTCGAACTACTTGGACTTGACCTATGCCCAAAAGATGCGCTTTTCACTGGTGTTCGACACCGCCGCGGAACCGCACTCGCGCCATGGCGCCGACCCGGTGCACACCTATGGGGCGTTCCCGGGGCTGATCAACGCCGGGGGCAAGGCGCCCGTTCCAACGCACAAGATTTCTGCCGTCACGGTCGCTCCGAGCTATCGGCGGCGCGGCATCCTGTCCAAGCAGATTACCGCCGACCTCGCCTACGCCCAGCAGGCAGGATTCCCGATGGCGGCGTTGACCGCGTCGGAGGCGACCATTTACGGGCGGTTCGGCTTCGAGCCGGCCACCTACCAAACCCGGTTCACGCTCAAGTGCGCCCAGGGGGTCAAGCTGCGCGTGCAGGTGCCCGGCCAGGTGATCGATATCGATCCGAAGCAGTTCGCGGCCCAGTACGCGGCCCTGTCAGTGAATGCGCTGCAGCAGACCTTCGGCTCCGTGGACAGCACCGAGTACGATGACGGCTTCGCCTTGGGACGCTGGGATACCTGGGAGAGCCTGGGCAAGCCGAAGAACCTGCGCTTTGCCGCCTACTACGACGGCGACGGCCAGCTCGGCGGCTTCGCCACGTACAAGTTCGGCGGATGGGATGAGCCCAAGGCAAAACTGGTCGTGCAAAAGCTGGTGGCTACCAGCGAGGCCGCCCGCATCAAGCTCTTCGAGTACCTGGGCAACCATGACCTGGTGGAGGAAGTGCACGGCCAAGGCCCGGTGGGGGACCCGCTGCGCCATGTGCTGGAAAACGTTCGCGACTACCACGTGCGTTCCATAGACGATGTCCTGTGGCTGCGCGTTCTCGACGTTGTTGCCGCCTTCGAAGCGCGCGGCTACCAGCAAGAGGCGCAACTGGTGTTGAGCGTGAGCGATCGGCTGGAGATGATTTCCGGAAGCTACCTCTTCGACGTGTCCGATTCCCATGCCGCGGTCAGCCGAATCGAAGAAGGGCATGCTCCAGCCGGCCTGCCCCGGGTGTCCCTGTCGGAGCGCGAACTTGCGGGGCTGTACCTGGGGTCCGTGCAATTGGGGCAATTGCTGGATTCGGGCCGCGCCGTTCTGGAAAGCGGGGGACAGCCGGGAAACTGGATGGACTTGTTCAACGCGCCCCGCGAGGGATTCACGCCGCACGGCTTCTAG
- a CDS encoding polysaccharide deacetylase family protein yields the protein MEHYTRRRVLKAGSLGLGALAAGLIAGCSAGDPAGGAGSAAGPAPASPVPATAAPPLASASPQAVYLSRSQAVAKFEGVPAGQFGLDIPGIELRLPRADGAAALTFDACGGPKGSGVDEALLDALRARKVPATLFVNQRWARANARLLAELVDEKLFEIANHGTSHAPLATLGQSAYGIGGTGSIGQAYDEVMGNQRYLADKFGIVAKFFRSGTAHMDEAGAAMCRELGVVPMNFTVNLDAGATFGAQTVAAQVRQLGAGDVGIGHFNQPASGTAKGMALGLGPALESGLRFITLSEAW from the coding sequence GGGCGCTGGCGGCCGGGCTGATCGCCGGTTGCAGCGCGGGCGACCCGGCGGGCGGAGCCGGCTCAGCGGCAGGGCCGGCACCGGCCAGCCCCGTGCCCGCCACGGCTGCACCGCCTCTGGCTTCGGCCAGCCCCCAAGCGGTGTACCTGAGCCGGAGCCAGGCCGTGGCGAAGTTCGAAGGCGTTCCGGCGGGCCAGTTCGGGCTGGACATCCCAGGCATCGAGCTTCGATTGCCTCGGGCCGATGGCGCCGCGGCGTTGACCTTCGATGCCTGTGGGGGACCGAAGGGCTCCGGGGTGGATGAAGCGCTGCTGGACGCATTGCGTGCCAGGAAAGTGCCCGCGACATTGTTCGTCAACCAACGCTGGGCTCGCGCCAATGCGCGTCTGCTGGCTGAGCTGGTCGACGAGAAGCTGTTCGAGATCGCCAACCACGGAACCAGCCATGCCCCGCTGGCCACCTTGGGGCAGTCAGCCTACGGCATCGGCGGTACGGGTTCGATTGGCCAGGCCTACGACGAGGTGATGGGAAACCAGCGGTACCTGGCCGACAAGTTCGGCATCGTCGCGAAATTCTTCCGTTCCGGTACCGCGCACATGGACGAAGCCGGTGCGGCGATGTGCCGGGAGCTGGGCGTGGTTCCGATGAATTTCACCGTCAATCTGGATGCCGGAGCGACCTTCGGCGCGCAGACCGTGGCCGCCCAGGTCCGCCAGCTGGGTGCCGGGGACGTAGGCATCGGGCACTTCAACCAGCCGGCTTCCGGCACGGCCAAAGGCATGGCGCTCGGGCTGGGGCCGGCCCTGGAGTCCGGGCTCCGGTTCATCACCCTCTCCGAAGCCTGGTGA